The Leptodactylus fuscus isolate aLepFus1 chromosome 1, aLepFus1.hap2, whole genome shotgun sequence nucleotide sequence GGATATGAGTCGGGAGAAGATGAAGGTCTTTTAAGGGTCAGAGATTGCATGTAGAGAATGTGGGGAAAGTAGCtctgtagcagcaatggtgcagacccaaccggTCAGAGACATGGACacgatgtctggtgcaaacaggtttatttaggaaaaaaaacaaaaaataaataaaccttcacgtcaggcacagaataagcaaaagtaatacacagccttaacttcaggcaaaatgtcgaacaaaaccctgcttgtgtgagctctaactaaacagtaaaaaaaaaaactaactataCAAGTGTCTAactaccaaccacacgaacaaaataaagtagcacagtacagtctcaccaggCTCTCAATGTgtaaggacagacccagccacttcctcttttcccaggatctgccctgaagtgcagactctgTAGCCTTTTATCACTTAGTAACGGTCCCAGGAGCCACCccaggggctgaggcctattcaagacctgccctggaccacacatatgtcagaaacctggggctgatataccaggactccaacaccctgcctgtcaccttctcacaagaggTATAAAATTATTTCAGAGATGTATAGGGGGCAGGTAGTGGACAGCCTTATATGTGCACAATAACATTTTAACTACTATTTTCCGGACAATGGGCAGCAAGTAAAGGAACTGGCAAAGGGGAGAATCAGTGGAAAAACAAGGGGAAAAGAGGGTTAACAAGGCAGCAGAGTTGAGAGTAGATTGGAGGGGAGCAAGAATTTTGGATGGAGAGCCACTGACATGGATGCTCCAATGGTCTaggtcaggggtgggcaattaattttcccatggggccacatgagaaattgtaacggttctagagggccatgcgcgtcgtggcaaatttagctccacccacttctcttctgactccacccattctcaatcatttttccatgtgccccacaaagtaaaatcctcctacagtcaccctaacattatacacccccacattataacgttttccccagtataaaccagcagaaactagaggagacattaaactgggggcaactagaggcagacatgtccccctccagctaccccccatggtttaatatcctcctccagctgccgcagtttattgtcaccctccatctgccccctagtttaatgtcccccaacatgtgcattaagtttaactgctcccctatatctgtccctagttccccccctcttgctcacacatgctgtctcttctctctatatcatccagcagcctccataaccggcagcttgcaggaagcacacagtcccatgtgactctgcccactaacgagtcatagcctatcctggtgataggctgtaatgacatcatcacaggtccttgaacatctgccccctagtttaatgtcccccctccatgtgcattcagtttaactgccccccctacatctgcccctagttcctccttgttcacacatgctgtctcttctctctatatcatccagcagcctccattgccggcagcttgcagaaagcacacagtcctgtgtggctccgcccactaacgagtcatagcctatcctggtgataggctgtgatgacattatcacaggtccttcaaaaaaccttccactagctatgcgggctggaTAGAAGCAGACAGAGAGccggatgtggcccacgggccgcacattgcccaggtctggtctaggtGGTAGATCATGAGGGCATGCACTAGCATTATGAGTTGGTTCCACAAAAGATTTTGAGTCGGAGATGGCAGAAGGTGTTAAGGGGTTGGATATGTGGTTTAAAGGACAGAACAAAATCAAAAGTTAACCATgctctgtgaaacacctacaggCAAAGGCTGAACTGAGGAGGTCGTGAAAGAGTGGGGAGGGTAAATGTACAGTTGGTGAGGTATGAAGTGGCCAGGAGAGGACCAAGTCAGTGATGCCAAGAGATGAGAGTGTTTGTAATAGAAGGGAATAGGCAACTGTATCAAAGGTGGAGTAAAGATCTAGAAGGAGGGAAATGGAGTAGTGTCATTTGGCGTTAGCAGTTAGTAGGTTGGTTTTAGTAGAGTGATGGGCTCAGAAGTTAGTGTAGCTGGCAAAATAGTTGGATGAGAGGTATGAGGACAGATCAAGGTGCACATGTTGTTCACGGAGTTTTCAGGAAAAAGCGTAATGGTATGATTGGGTAACAGCTGGACAGAAATAATGGGTCAAAGGGAGGCTTCTTAAAGATAAGTGTCATGGCGGTATGTTTAATGGAAGAGAGGAAGATAGGTTGAAGATATGTTAGGGCTTGGAAAAACACTACCATAAGGTTGGGGGATGAGGTGCATTTGGATTATGTCAAGTGCACTGGTGGTCAGGTGTGATTTGGAGAGTAGGGTGGTGACCTTGTCATTGGTAATGGTTAAGTAGGAAGAACGTTGAAAACTTGAGAAGAGTGGTTGTGGCAGGTGTAGGCTGAACGTTCTCCGATGTTGTCAGGATTATATTATGTAGAAATATTACAAACTGAAAAGAAATTATAGCAATATTTTATATCATTCAAAAATAATAAAGAccgtttcttcttgtcagatgactgtaccaggagttcagagggacatctgatatctacacatTGTAAGGCAGAAGATCCATACGAAGAGCAtaccattaccccagatatatccTCAGCCCTTCAGAAGGAGCCGTATGAAGAGCATACCATTACCCCAGATACAGCCTCAGCCCTTCGAAACAAAGCTGTACCATCTGCCCCTATTAAAATCATCTTATCTTCTGGTCCTGTTAAAATCATCATATCTTCTGATTCATCACAGACTATAACGGAAGATGAAAGTCACAGAAGGGAAGATCATCCCACAAAGGAGAATACATTTTTATGTtcaaaatgtgggaaatgttttacccaaaAAACAGATCTGGATaaccatcaaagaattcacacagaggcaaaaccatattcatgttcagaatgtggaaaatgttttacccaGGAACAAACCCTTGTCTCACATCAAATAAGCCACACACGAGAGAAGCCATATCCTTGCTCAGAATGCGGGAAATATTTTACCCTAAAAACAGATCTTGAAAGACATCAGATTACTCACACAGGGGCAAAACCATATTCATGCtccgaatgtggaaaatgttttacccaCAAACGAACCCTTGTctcacatcaaagaactcacacaggagcaAAACCATATTCATGCtccgaatgtggaaaatgttttgccCGGAAACGAACCCTTGTCAAACATCAaataattcacacaggagagaagtcatATTCTTGCCCAGAATGTGAGAAGTGTTTTAGCtataaatcagatcttgttagacatcagaaaattcacacaggtgaGAGGCCATATTCTTGTTCGGAATGTAGCAAATGTTTTACACATAAATCCGTTCTTGttgcacatcagagaattcatacaggagagaagccatatttatgtttGCAATGTGGAAAACATTATAGCGCTAAATCAACTGTTATTGAACATCAAAGACTCCACTCAGGGCAGAAGCCATTttcctgttcagaatgtggaaaatgttttactcgaaaatcaaatcttgttgaccATCAAAAAACTCATGCAAAAGAGAAGTTGCTTGCATGTTCATAATGGGGTAAATGTGTTACCGGGAATGCagatcttgttcaacatcaaagaaATGACAATGGGGACAGTCTAGTTTGATGTTCGGATTGTGTGACATGTTTTACCCAGAAACTAACTTGTGTTGAATGTCAGAGAACTCGCATCCAGGAATTGCCATTTTCATGGCCAAAGTATAAGAAGTATTCTTCCAAAACAGATTTTATTAACGGGCTTTCCAGGATCCCAAGTGTTTTGGATATTGAACTATCCAAAGAGTAGGTCAACAGTATCGGATCATGAGGGTTCATTACCCAGACACCGCAATGAACAGCTTATCTAGAAGAAGTTCTGCTCCTTTTCAAGTGAGCTGTAGCTAGATCAGATAAGATGCTTCCCCAGGAGCTGTAGGATGGGTGCAGGAACCCTGAGGCTTATGTTTTGACtaaatgtgctgatctttgtGGGATATGTGCGTATTCTAGTATAACTAGTTAAAAAACTGTTTTTGCCGCCTCTCTGTGCTATGTACCGGCGGATGCGAACTGCCATATTTGTACATCGTAACACATGATGGTTATACGATGACTCTGACTATATAAATCCTTCCTTTTTGAATAATAAATTGGAACATACTGATTACGATACTGGAGTGTCTAACTGTCTGTTCTCCGAGTGCTCGTGATTACGTCATCAATCTGGACTACAACAGAATATCCAGGGGCAGTTGCCCCCCTAACAGCTGCCACGAGGTGTgtttgcaggtgaagtttgagtgatgagaccttgccagcccgagttaaatgcgagagtaagttcaatgcaaacacatcgtgGCAACGCACCATATACTAGtcgggatcgctggcagcttgcgttatgcgggagctgactttttcccataggaatgcattaaccgtACTCTTGCATCTATCTCGGGATGGCAAGGTCACAGCACTTGGAAgtcaaggtatatagagccctaaagagctgtttgagtaagattcctagctaaataaagctaattcctagctaaccctgccagtacatctatccctgtctagttcacagtcgcatatgaaccgaatctgaaatccaatattcgtatagagtggaggtcacctaatttagccagccaattactttttccaattttttttcaatgcctacgttttcctacttcctctcccacctcccctgcacagttattggtgtaaaaaaaaggcaccagggaaggtgggaggggaatcaaatttttactgcgtttgccgtgtggtattcgattggaatgaaATATCTCCAAcagtctgatattcgatcgaatatctattcgttccaacgctgttcgctcattaccccagatataccctcagccattCACAGCAAAGATCTATCATCTAATCCTATTGTACACTTCCAATCTTCTGATTCATCACAGACTGTGAATCAAAATAAAAGTCAAACAAAGGAGAAAACATGAAAAAGCTCACATAAGAGAAAATAAATTTTTCtgtacagaatgtggaaaatcTTTTACCCAGAAACCAACTCTTGTTGCACATGAAagaattcacactggagagaagccttattcatgctcagaatgtggcaaGTGTTTTAGGTATAAATCAGATCTTGCTAGACATCAGATTACTCACGCAGGAAAGATACAATTTTCATGTTCGAAATGCGAGAAACGTTATGCCTGTAAATTAGATCTTGTGAAACATCTGCaaaatcacacaggagagaagccatattcatgttcgtaATGTGGAAAAGTTATAATGCTCAGTCATCTGAGAATTCACACCAGAGAGGAGCCTTTTTTAGGCTCAGAACGGggtatatttttatttt carries:
- the LOC142189213 gene encoding uncharacterized protein LOC142189213, with translation MYLLLNKDLNDINAIAIKIKEEPYVSDNEECEEDIPTGNRPDDCTRSSEGHLISTHCKAEDPYEEHTITPDISSALQKEPYEEHTITPDTASALRNKAVPSAPIKIILSSGPVKIIISSDSSQTITEDESHRREDHPTKENTFLCSKCGKCFTQKTDLDNHQRIHTEAKPYSCSECGKCFTQEQTLVSHQISHTREKPYPCSECGKYFTLKTDLERHQITHTGAKPYSCSECGKCFTHKRTLVSHQRTHTGAKPYSCSECGKCFARKRTLVKHQIIHTGEKSYSCPECEKCFSYKSDLVRHQKIHTGERPYSCSECSKCFTHKSVLVAHQRIHTGEKPYLCLQCGKHYSAKSTVIEHQRLHSGQKPFSCSECGKCFTRKSNLVDHQKTHAKEKLLACS